A region of the Plectropomus leopardus isolate mb unplaced genomic scaffold, YSFRI_Pleo_2.0 unplaced_scaffold92445, whole genome shotgun sequence genome:
GGTCATCAGGTCGGCGTTGAGTGTTCTGATTCGCTGGAGCCTCAGTCTGATGTAACGAGCTGCTCCGAAGTtcaggaggtcagaggtcaaatcATCGGCACCAGGTCGGCCATTAATCAGAGAGGTGtggagctgagagagagacagggacagagagacagacgggtcagagacacagacaggtcagagacagacagggacagagagacagatggtgacagacaggtcagaaacagacagggacagagagacagacaggtctaaagacagacaggcagacagccTGTCTCACCTCTCCGTGCTCCAGAGGGTCCAGTTTGGAGTAGTAGGACGTGCAGATGACCTCGTTGTCGCTCTTGTAGGTCGGCGGTCCGAGTCGCGGCGTCATGTTGTAATGAGACAAACACTCCGAGTCACTGAGGGCGTAAAACTgccaggggtcaaaggtcacaccGTCCACAG
Encoded here:
- the LOC121940679 gene encoding laminin subunit alpha-1-like yields the protein NWILERSVDGVTFDPWQFYALSDSECLSHYNMTPRLGPPTYKSDNEVICTSYYSKLDPLEHGELHTSLINGRPGADDLTSDLLNFGAARYIRLRLQRIRTLNADLMTLSARDPRDIDPIVSRR